In one Methylocystis iwaonis genomic region, the following are encoded:
- a CDS encoding haloacid dehalogenase type II, whose product MGASVGANAVSVRIDAFDAFGTIFDVQSATLSYPDVLGHKADQLASLWRAKQLEYTWFLNSLGRYEPFDVLTARALDFALETLGFGANHSIRTELLKAYVRLTIFPDVLPALERLKSADRKVVIFSNAPRRMLEASLAGSEIGHMIDEVISVEQARVFKPDPRAYALLDRWRKDPSELVFYSSNRWDIAGAASFGLRAIWINRRRSADEYLDLTPAGVAETMIHAVSMI is encoded by the coding sequence ATGGGCGCATCAGTTGGAGCAAACGCAGTGTCTGTTCGAATAGACGCCTTTGATGCCTTCGGGACTATCTTTGATGTCCAATCTGCGACCCTCAGTTATCCAGACGTCCTCGGGCACAAAGCGGATCAGCTTGCTTCTCTCTGGCGCGCGAAGCAGCTCGAATATACCTGGTTCTTAAACAGCCTCGGGCGTTACGAGCCGTTCGACGTGCTGACCGCCAGAGCATTGGATTTTGCTCTTGAAACTCTTGGCTTTGGCGCGAACCATTCCATTCGCACGGAACTTCTCAAAGCGTATGTACGGCTGACGATATTTCCTGACGTACTCCCAGCACTCGAGCGGTTGAAATCAGCTGATCGCAAGGTCGTGATATTTAGCAATGCTCCCCGACGGATGCTAGAGGCCTCGTTGGCGGGCTCTGAGATCGGTCATATGATTGACGAAGTCATTTCGGTTGAGCAAGCGAGGGTCTTTAAGCCAGACCCAAGAGCTTATGCTCTCCTGGATCGATGGCGAAAGGATCCGAGTGAGCTGGTATTTTATTCATCAAACCGATGGGATATTGCGGGGGCGGCGTCGTTTGGGCTGCGGGCCATTTGGATTAATCGAAGACGCAGCGCGGATGAGTATCTCGATTTAACTCCAGCTGGTGTCGCCGAGACGATGAT